In Lotus japonicus ecotype B-129 chromosome 5, LjGifu_v1.2, one genomic interval encodes:
- the LOC130719477 gene encoding uncharacterized protein LOC130719477 has protein sequence MSTGKKESVKGKIERTAGGARVMGLHTSSSAQSKKNSTPSRKHYKSRATPIQNPEAPVSEDISNSFVSANDEDDVATSTHSSDETISDQPDKEGSLSKDSSPSSKNPDSKAEDSKDALSVEPMKTPPIVHDISDGEDSEGVPLASVAARILKRRRASVGETPVSQKKKAKSIPVSSKSKLVDVQSKGKQKVAESSGKKAKKTTVKKKKVSRVELDSDSDVEVDVLDITASERKKFSGKRIPQDIPSIPLDNVSFHAAENAIKWKYVFQRRIAKEREIGSDVLECKEIVALITRAGLRKTVMEIGKCYDRLVKEFLVNLSDDVGNPASPEFRKVYVRGQCVNFFLAIINKALERSVVEFVEEELSLDTVAEELTGGKVTKWPAKKLLSTGYLTVKYAILNRIGVVNWIPSNHTSAVSAMLAKLIYRIGTETHFDFGSFVFTQTLKHAETCAVKLPVSFPSLLTAIILKQHPHILGVNDVPCPRGNPITLEHHLFLEPHVLDIDLPSNRTSVPASMSASGTKSVLSELEDISKELQETIRVVAARKLKVDALIQSLKEEAGQEGEPAAAVEKEGSADNEEEHSSSFDV, from the coding sequence ATGTCTACAGGCAAGAAAGAATCTGTGAAgggaaagatagagagaactgctggtggtgctagggttatgggtttgcacACAAGTTCTTCCGCTCAATCCAAGAAGAACTCAACTCCATCCAGGAAGCATTACAAGTCTCGTGCAACCCCAATACAAAACCCTGAAGCCCCTGTGTCTGAGGATATTTCAAACTCTTTTGTTTCTGCAAATGATGAAGACGATGTCGCAACGTCTACACATTCCTCAGATGAGACAATCTCTGATCAGCCTGACAAGGAAGGTTCACTCTCAAAGGATTCTTCCCCTTCATCCAAGAATCCTGATTCCAAGGCTGAAGATTCAAAGGATGCTCTGTCAGTAGAGCCTATGAAGACCCCTCCCATTGTTCACGATATCTCTGATGGTGAAGATTCAGAGGGAGTACCCTTGGCGAGTGTTGCTGCCAGGATACTTAAAAGAAGAAGGGCATCTGTTGGAGAAACCCCTGTGAGccaaaagaagaaagcaaagtCCATTCCTGTCTCTTCAAAATCAAAACTAGTGGATGTGCAAAgcaagggaaagcaaaaggttGCGGAGTCCTCTGGCAAGAAAGCAAAGAAGACTactgtgaagaagaagaaggtttcCAGGGTTGaactggattcagattcggatgTTGAAGTCGATGTCCTGGACATCACGGCTTCTgagagaaagaagttttctggtaagcgcaTTCCCCAGGATATTCCTTCAATTCCACTTGATAATGTTTCTTTTCATGCTGCTGAGAATGCCATCAAATGGAAGTATGTCTTCCAGAGACGTATTGCTAAGGAAAGGGAAATTGGGTCTGATGTTTTGGAATGCAAGGAGATTGTTGCTCTTATCACAAGAGCTGGTTTGAGGAAGACTGTTATGGAGATAGGCAAGTGTTATGATAGGCTAGTGAAGGAGTTCCTAGTCAATTTGTCTGATGATGTTGGCAATCCTGCCAGTCCTGAATTTAGAAAAGTCTATGTGAGGGGTCAGTGTGTGAATTTCTTTCTTGCAATCATAAATAAAGCACTCGAGAGGagtgtggttgaatttgttgaagaagaactcTCTCTGGACACCGTTGCTGAAGAATTGACTGGAGGAAAGGTGACGAAATGGCCTGCCAAGAAGCTTCTCTCTACTGGATATTTGACTGTGAAGTATGCAATTTTGAATAGGATTGGAGTGGTGAATTGGATTCCCTCTAATCATACCTCTGCAGTCTCTGCTATGCTGGCCAAGTTGATCTACCGTATAGGAACTGAGACTCACTTTGATTTTGGCTCTTTTGTGTTTACTCAAACCTTGAAGCATGCTGAGACTTGTGCAGTGAAGCTTCCTGTCTCTTTTCCTTCACTTCTGACTGCTATCATCCTGAAACAACATCCTCATATTCTTGGTGTGAATGATGTGCCCTGTCCCAGAGGAAATCCTATTACCTTGGAGCATCACTTATTCTTGGAacctcatgtcctggacattgatcTGCCATCTAATAGGACATCTGTGCCTGCTTCTATGTCAGCTTCTGGAACAAAGAGTGTTCTTTCTGAATTGGAAGATATTTCTAAGGAGTTGCAAGAAACCATCAGGGTTGTTGCTGCAAGAAAGCTTAAGGTGGATGCGTTGATTCAAAGCCTCAAGGAGGAagctggtcaagagggtgagccTGCAGCTGCTGTTGAGAAAGAAGGATCTGCAGACAATGAAGAGGAGcactcttcttcttttgatgtTTAG